The Halopseudomonas sabulinigri genome window below encodes:
- the apbC gene encoding iron-sulfur cluster carrier protein ApbC, which produces MSQVDRAAVEQAIAQYQDPYLKTDLISSGCLRRLDIEEGVVNAELVLGYAAGSIVGGIAQMIQTAVENLDGVTAAHIKVGFEVAAGELQGKVPALANVKNVIAVASGKGGVGKSTTAANLALALSREGGKVGVLDADIYGPSMGLMLGLPEGTRPEVRDNKWFIPPRAHGLQVMSMAFLVDDTTPVVWRGPMVSGALMQLLTQSAWDELDYLVVDMPPGTGDIQLTLAQKVPVTGAVIVTTPQDLALLDAKKGIGMFEKVNIPVLGVVENMAIHICSNCGHAEHLFGEGGGERLADEYGVDLLASMPLSMMIREQADGGKPTVIAEPECQISMIYQDMARHVGARISQQAAGQGMPEISISDD; this is translated from the coding sequence ATGAGCCAAGTTGATCGCGCTGCTGTCGAGCAGGCCATAGCCCAGTACCAGGACCCCTATCTGAAAACCGATCTGATCAGCAGCGGCTGTCTGCGGCGTCTGGATATAGAAGAAGGGGTGGTCAATGCCGAATTGGTACTGGGGTATGCTGCGGGCTCCATCGTCGGCGGCATTGCGCAGATGATCCAGACCGCTGTCGAGAACCTCGACGGCGTCACCGCCGCCCATATAAAGGTAGGCTTTGAGGTCGCTGCGGGCGAGCTGCAAGGCAAGGTGCCGGCGCTTGCCAACGTCAAGAACGTGATTGCCGTGGCCTCGGGTAAGGGGGGCGTGGGCAAATCTACTACGGCTGCCAACCTGGCGCTGGCGTTGTCGCGTGAGGGCGGCAAGGTTGGAGTACTGGATGCCGATATCTACGGCCCCAGCATGGGCTTGATGCTGGGCCTACCGGAAGGTACCCGGCCCGAGGTGCGCGACAACAAATGGTTCATCCCGCCGCGCGCACACGGCTTGCAGGTGATGTCGATGGCTTTTCTGGTCGACGACACCACGCCGGTGGTCTGGCGCGGGCCCATGGTGTCGGGTGCGCTGATGCAGCTGCTGACCCAATCGGCCTGGGATGAGCTCGACTACCTGGTGGTCGACATGCCGCCGGGCACCGGTGATATTCAACTCACCCTTGCGCAAAAGGTGCCGGTAACCGGCGCGGTGATCGTGACGACGCCGCAGGATCTGGCGTTACTGGATGCCAAGAAGGGCATCGGCATGTTCGAGAAGGTGAATATTCCGGTGCTGGGTGTGGTCGAGAATATGGCTATTCACATCTGTTCCAACTGTGGTCACGCCGAGCATCTGTTTGGCGAAGGCGGCGGCGAACGCCTGGCCGATGAGTACGGGGTAGACCTGTTGGCCTCGATGCCGCTGTCGATGATGATTCGTGAGCAGGCAGATGGCGGCAAGCCCACTGTCATCGCCGAACCGGAATGCCAGATCAGCATGATCTACCAGGATATGGCGCGACATGTCGGCGCGCGCATCAGCCAGCAGGCGGCTGGCCAGGGGATGCCGGAGATCAGCATCAGTGATGACTGA
- the dcd gene encoding dCTP deaminase: MSIKADRWIRRMSQEHGMIEPFVERQVRGAEGDRVISYGVSSYGYDVRCADEFKVFTNIHSATVDPKHFDEKSFVDVKGDVCIIPPNSFALARTVEYFRIPRDVLTICLGKSTYARCGIIVNVTPLEPEWEGHVTLEFSNTTTLPAKIYANEGVAQMLFFESDESCEVSYRDRGGKYQGQRGVTLPRA, translated from the coding sequence ATGAGCATCAAAGCCGACCGTTGGATCCGCAGAATGTCCCAGGAGCACGGGATGATCGAGCCCTTTGTGGAGCGCCAGGTGCGCGGCGCGGAAGGCGATCGGGTGATCTCTTATGGGGTGTCCAGCTACGGCTACGATGTACGCTGTGCCGATGAGTTCAAGGTATTCACCAATATTCACTCGGCCACTGTCGACCCCAAGCACTTTGATGAAAAGAGCTTCGTTGATGTGAAGGGTGATGTTTGTATCATTCCGCCAAACTCCTTCGCGCTGGCACGCACGGTTGAGTACTTCCGCATTCCGCGCGACGTACTGACCATTTGCCTGGGCAAGAGCACCTACGCGCGTTGCGGCATTATCGTCAACGTCACGCCGCTGGAGCCTGAGTGGGAAGGGCACGTGACCCTCGAGTTCTCGAACACCACCACGCTGCCGGCCAAGATTTACGCCAACGAAGGTGTGGCGCAGATGCTGTTCTTCGAGTCTGACGAATCCTGTGAAGTGTCTTACCGTGACCGTGGCGGCAAGTACCAGGGCCAGCGCGGTGTGACCCTGCCACGCGCCTGA
- a CDS encoding TorF family putative porin has translation MMKKLAVAVATASTLSFANMAHAEAFDTAIGEIDASMTVTLATDYIWRGQSQTDGAGAIQGSLDFAHESGLYIGAWASNVDADDFGGASVEIDYYAGYGGAITDDITYDLSWATYTYPKNSSIDVEEALASLSLYGFTLGAKYAYDPSSALYTYIDYGFDLPWDMGLGLHYGLTDTKDPLNGVDGDEEYGDWAVSIGKTVLGLDMALMYSDTDLGDDCAYSDSDSCDANFTFSVSKSL, from the coding sequence ATGATGAAGAAACTTGCAGTTGCCGTTGCTACCGCCAGCACACTGTCCTTTGCCAACATGGCACACGCTGAAGCATTTGACACAGCGATTGGGGAAATCGACGCGAGCATGACTGTAACTCTCGCCACCGACTACATCTGGCGCGGCCAGTCTCAGACTGACGGTGCAGGCGCAATTCAAGGCAGCCTGGACTTCGCCCATGAAAGCGGCCTGTACATCGGCGCCTGGGCATCCAACGTAGATGCCGACGACTTCGGTGGCGCCAGCGTAGAAATCGACTACTACGCAGGCTACGGCGGCGCCATCACCGATGACATCACCTACGACCTGTCCTGGGCCACTTACACTTATCCGAAAAACAGCTCCATCGACGTCGAAGAAGCGCTGGCCAGCCTGAGCCTGTATGGCTTCACTCTAGGCGCCAAGTACGCCTATGACCCGTCCAGCGCCCTGTATACCTACATCGACTACGGCTTTGACCTGCCATGGGACATGGGTCTGGGCCTGCACTACGGTCTGACCGATACCAAAGACCCGCTGAACGGTGTTGACGGTGACGAAGAGTACGGCGACTGGGCTGTCAGCATCGGCAAAACCGTCCTGGGCCTCGACATGGCGCTGATGTATAGCGATACCGACCTAGGTGACGACTGCGCCTATTCAGACAGCGACTCTTGCGACGCGAACTTCACTTTCTCCGTGTCCAAGTCTCTGTAA
- a CDS encoding GNAT family N-acetyltransferase: MPADIHQLTPLLYPLANRFYRQHQRGTKVGRQHLVWVGKKHDLIVSALCLTPISHGHWLTSLLVAPSHRRLGLAAMLLKHIRHEYAGPIWLFCAPELRPLYEQTGYRVASELPESLQDKLLRYRRHKTLIALINSPPV; the protein is encoded by the coding sequence ATGCCCGCCGACATTCACCAGTTAACGCCACTGCTATATCCGCTGGCGAACCGGTTTTACCGACAGCACCAGCGCGGCACCAAAGTCGGCAGACAGCACTTGGTGTGGGTTGGCAAGAAGCATGACCTGATAGTCAGTGCGCTCTGCCTGACGCCGATTAGCCACGGCCACTGGCTGACCAGCTTGCTGGTTGCCCCGAGCCACCGCCGTCTTGGCTTGGCCGCTATGCTGCTGAAGCACATCAGACACGAGTACGCCGGGCCAATCTGGCTATTCTGCGCACCGGAACTACGCCCCCTCTATGAGCAGACTGGCTATCGAGTGGCCAGCGAGCTGCCAGAAAGCCTGCAAGACAAACTGCTGCGCTATCGGCGCCACAAAACGCTGATTGCCCTCATCAACAGCCCACCGGTTTAG
- a CDS encoding DUF1328 domain-containing protein: protein MNMEQKPAIYFHIKEATLPGAIECMGGQSSNTAYFRRYPLLNWAIVFFVMTVAAAVFTFGGFGATAATLGKMFFGVCLLLFVGTMWMSKRRRI, encoded by the coding sequence ATGAACATGGAGCAAAAACCGGCCATCTATTTCCATATAAAGGAAGCGACCTTGCCAGGCGCAATCGAATGTATGGGCGGGCAGTCCAGCAACACCGCGTATTTCCGGAGGTATCCCTTGCTTAACTGGGCCATTGTATTTTTTGTCATGACCGTCGCTGCGGCCGTTTTCACCTTTGGGGGGTTTGGAGCCACCGCCGCGACACTGGGAAAAATGTTTTTCGGCGTATGTCTTTTACTGTTCGTCGGCACCATGTGGATGAGCAAGCGTCGTCGTATCTAG
- a CDS encoding BON domain-containing protein, protein MHGINRTALLALSISFTALLPLTAHAADSDSRTMPTEQREGKGQPLDDDRILTATLQSRLQWDGNTDGIQIRVNAHDGMVTLSGTVLHVNDKRVAIATARNTPGVRALDASELKVGRAAPQLTEPRWASTDSVTDRGPTLRL, encoded by the coding sequence ATGCACGGCATCAACCGCACTGCTTTGCTTGCACTCTCGATCAGTTTTACTGCACTGCTGCCACTGACAGCACACGCCGCCGACAGCGACAGTCGGACCATGCCCACCGAACAGCGCGAGGGTAAGGGGCAACCACTGGATGATGACCGTATTCTGACCGCCACCTTGCAGTCGCGTCTGCAATGGGATGGTAACACGGACGGCATCCAGATCCGCGTGAATGCGCATGACGGCATGGTCACCCTCAGCGGCACCGTATTGCACGTCAACGACAAACGTGTAGCCATCGCCACCGCACGCAACACCCCCGGTGTACGGGCTCTTGATGCCAGCGAACTCAAGGTAGGTCGCGCTGCCCCACAGCTGACCGAACCACGCTGGGCGTCGACCGACTCGGTGACCGACCGCGGGCCAACCCTGCGCCTGTAA
- the algB gene encoding sigma-54-dependent response regulator transcription factor AlgB, with product MEAAQNSGRILLVDDEPAILRTFRYCLEDEGYQVATAASAMQAESVLQSQVFDLCFLDLRLGEDNGLDVMARMRVIAPWMRVVIVTAHSAVDTAVDAMQAGAADYLVKPCSPDQLRMAAIKQLEMRQMAARLEQLEGEVKQPQARAESQSPEMMAVLETARQVATTDANILILGESGTGKGELARVIHGWSRRAKKACVTINCPSLTAELMESELFGHSKGAFTGASENTLGRVNQADGGTLFLDEIGDFPLTLQPKLLRFIQDKEYERVGDPVTRRADVRILAATNLDLAEMVKEGRFREDLLYRLNVITLTLPPLRDRRDDIMTLAERFLAGFVKDYARPATGFSAEAREAMLGYRWPGNIRELRNVIERASIICGEELVQVSHLGLSAADTSSAPRVGAELSLEALEKAHIAAVLASSPTLDHAAKTLGIDASTLYRKRKQLGL from the coding sequence ATGGAAGCAGCACAGAATTCGGGGCGCATCCTGCTGGTCGATGACGAGCCAGCGATCCTCAGGACCTTTCGTTATTGCCTAGAGGATGAGGGCTACCAGGTAGCTACGGCGGCCAGCGCGATGCAGGCGGAATCGGTCCTGCAAAGCCAGGTATTCGACCTGTGTTTTCTCGACCTCCGCCTAGGCGAGGACAATGGTCTCGACGTCATGGCCAGAATGCGTGTGATCGCTCCCTGGATGCGCGTGGTGATAGTGACGGCTCACTCAGCGGTGGATACTGCAGTGGATGCCATGCAGGCCGGCGCGGCAGATTATCTGGTCAAACCGTGCAGTCCAGATCAATTGCGCATGGCGGCAATCAAGCAACTGGAAATGCGCCAGATGGCTGCCCGACTTGAGCAGCTCGAAGGTGAAGTGAAGCAACCTCAGGCACGTGCAGAATCGCAAAGCCCGGAAATGATGGCGGTGCTGGAAACGGCTCGGCAAGTAGCGACAACAGACGCCAACATTCTTATCCTCGGCGAGTCAGGCACTGGCAAGGGCGAACTGGCCCGGGTGATTCATGGCTGGAGCCGGCGGGCGAAGAAGGCCTGCGTTACCATCAACTGCCCCTCGCTGACCGCAGAGCTTATGGAGAGCGAGCTTTTTGGCCACAGCAAGGGGGCGTTCACCGGGGCCAGTGAGAACACCCTTGGGCGCGTCAATCAGGCTGACGGCGGGACTCTGTTCCTTGATGAGATTGGCGACTTCCCGTTGACCCTGCAACCCAAGTTGCTGCGTTTTATTCAGGACAAGGAATACGAGCGCGTCGGCGACCCGGTTACCCGCCGTGCCGACGTGCGCATTCTTGCCGCCACCAACCTCGACCTGGCTGAAATGGTCAAGGAAGGCCGCTTCCGTGAGGATCTGCTCTACCGTCTGAACGTCATCACCCTGACGCTGCCGCCACTGCGCGACCGCCGGGATGACATCATGACTCTGGCCGAACGTTTTCTCGCCGGTTTCGTCAAAGATTACGCGCGCCCGGCAACCGGTTTCAGTGCCGAGGCGCGCGAAGCCATGCTGGGCTATCGTTGGCCCGGCAACATTCGCGAGCTGCGTAACGTGATCGAGCGTGCCAGCATTATCTGCGGCGAAGAGCTGGTGCAGGTAAGCCACTTGGGGCTTTCAGCGGCCGACACTAGCAGCGCTCCCAGAGTCGGCGCCGAGTTAAGTCTTGAAGCGCTGGAGAAGGCGCATATCGCCGCCGTACTGGCGTCCAGCCCTACTCTGGACCATGCAGCAAAGACGCTGGGTATTGATGCCTCGACCCTGTATCGCAAAAGAAAGCAGCTGGGTTTATGA
- a CDS encoding ATP-binding protein, with translation MKLRTQLFLSSSALITVALVGLVVGMFGVLSLTQSQKLSMTSTLNIIKSTLAMRQEIGSQVTMLLQEDLDRDALKASDASFKHWLAVAKAHAVDDADRQAMESLARTYDDYDDILRRPVTLRRELLSNDVFSDNVSNMRDLLNTIQNRYLAKAERAEAAAHQRAWLIAGLLGLIGLAVLLLGLLTANSIARRFAQPIEGLAKAADQVSTGDFNVMLPISPVLEVSALSRRFGAMAEALREFKNSDVEALKSEQRRLQAVLDSIDDGLLILDQDGEVEHFNPVARRQLDWDARELGQSLGIAMGRPELDEQVRDVLAGNPHSSEQEDLAVEVAGETRLLDYSLTPVLRTDTWVQGAVMVLRDVTDQRAFERVRREFVLRASHELRTPVTGMHMAFSLLQERVSFAAESREADLLAVVDEEMRRLVDLINDLLNFSRYQNGLQKLNLEPCDPGELVHQAAARFAEQARGLGIELAVEIHDEMPHARLDRLQIERVLDNLLGNALRHCSSENGEVRLQARRQGERVILSVEDNGEGIPFSQQVRVFEPFVQVGGKKGGAGLGLALCKEVVQLHGGHIGVQSKLGQGAQFYMSLPL, from the coding sequence ATGAAACTAAGAACGCAACTGTTCCTCAGCAGCAGCGCGTTGATCACGGTGGCCTTGGTGGGGCTGGTTGTGGGGATGTTTGGGGTGTTGAGCCTGACGCAGTCGCAAAAACTGTCGATGACCAGCACGCTGAATATCATCAAATCGACATTGGCTATGCGTCAGGAGATCGGCAGTCAGGTCACCATGCTGCTGCAGGAAGATCTCGACCGCGATGCACTGAAAGCATCGGATGCCAGCTTCAAGCACTGGCTGGCCGTTGCCAAAGCGCATGCGGTGGATGACGCCGATCGTCAGGCCATGGAAAGCCTGGCCAGAACCTACGACGACTACGATGACATTCTCCGCCGCCCGGTAACTCTGCGCCGTGAGCTGCTGTCCAACGACGTGTTCAGCGATAACGTCTCGAACATGCGCGATCTGCTCAACACCATTCAGAATCGCTACCTGGCAAAGGCCGAGCGGGCCGAAGCGGCTGCGCATCAGCGTGCCTGGCTGATTGCCGGCCTGCTGGGGCTGATTGGCCTGGCGGTGCTCTTGTTGGGCTTGCTGACGGCGAACAGCATTGCACGTCGCTTTGCCCAACCCATTGAAGGGCTGGCAAAGGCGGCGGATCAGGTCAGTACCGGCGATTTCAACGTGATGCTACCTATCTCCCCGGTGCTGGAAGTGTCGGCTTTGAGCCGCCGTTTCGGCGCCATGGCCGAGGCGCTGCGTGAGTTCAAGAACAGCGATGTAGAAGCCCTGAAGAGCGAACAGCGTCGCCTGCAGGCGGTGCTGGACAGCATTGATGATGGCTTGCTGATTCTCGATCAGGACGGCGAGGTAGAGCACTTCAACCCCGTTGCGCGGCGCCAGCTTGATTGGGATGCGCGTGAGTTGGGGCAGAGCCTGGGCATTGCCATGGGGCGGCCTGAACTGGACGAGCAGGTGCGGGACGTCTTGGCGGGCAACCCGCACAGCAGTGAGCAGGAAGATCTCGCAGTGGAAGTCGCCGGGGAAACTCGCTTGCTCGACTACAGCCTGACCCCGGTGCTGCGCACCGATACCTGGGTGCAGGGCGCGGTGATGGTGCTGCGTGACGTAACCGATCAGCGGGCATTCGAGCGCGTGCGCCGTGAGTTTGTGCTGCGCGCCTCGCACGAGTTACGCACACCGGTTACCGGCATGCACATGGCGTTTTCTTTGTTACAGGAACGCGTCAGCTTCGCTGCCGAGAGCCGTGAGGCCGACCTTCTGGCCGTGGTCGACGAAGAAATGCGGCGTCTGGTGGATCTGATCAATGATCTGCTGAATTTTTCCCGATACCAGAATGGCTTGCAGAAGCTGAATCTTGAGCCCTGTGATCCAGGCGAGTTGGTGCATCAGGCGGCAGCGCGCTTTGCCGAACAGGCAAGAGGGCTGGGTATCGAGCTAGCGGTAGAAATACACGACGAGATGCCGCATGCGCGACTCGACCGGCTGCAAATCGAAAGGGTGCTAGACAACCTCTTGGGCAACGCGCTGCGGCACTGTAGCAGCGAAAACGGTGAAGTGCGCCTGCAGGCGCGACGTCAGGGCGAGCGGGTTATCCTCAGCGTTGAAGATAACGGCGAGGGCATTCCCTTCAGTCAGCAGGTCCGGGTGTTTGAGCCTTTTGTCCAGGTGGGCGGCAAGAAAGGCGGTGCGGGACTGGGGTTGGCCCTGTGCAAGGAAGTGGTGCAACTGCATGGCGGGCACATTGGAGTGCAGTCAAAACTGGGCCAGGGCGCCCAGTTCTACATGTCGTTGCCGTTATAG
- a CDS encoding ORF6N domain-containing protein: MPAIIPIAYQGVETLSLRQLDELNAAPKGTSFRAFKRALPHLCEGEHFFHLPADEHKSWIEALKASEQVYATTVHLVLLTRSGCERVQQVARSSA; encoded by the coding sequence ATGCCCGCGATTATCCCCATTGCCTACCAGGGCGTTGAAACTCTCAGCCTGCGTCAGCTGGATGAACTCAACGCTGCGCCCAAGGGCACCAGTTTTCGGGCGTTCAAGCGCGCGTTGCCTCACCTGTGTGAAGGTGAGCACTTTTTTCATCTCCCGGCGGATGAGCACAAAAGCTGGATTGAGGCGCTCAAGGCCAGCGAACAGGTATATGCCACCACAGTTCATCTGGTGCTGCTTACCCGCAGCGGCTGTGAACGAGTGCAGCAGGTCGCCCGTTCCTCAGCGTAA
- a CDS encoding LysE family translocator — protein sequence MTPLLPFLLFAFVASITPGPTNLLAMSNSARFGWRASLPIVWGGCLASAALVLAVGLGLGSTLLASPELAHVLGYAGALWLSYLGWQIARAPVTLDANLAAERAVSGWTAAFLQLINPKPWTVALAVVSVFMASAGAPAWILALLFLLIAVPCMLLWAWLGLQAGRWLHSPRGLRRFNQLMGVLLAGSGWLGLLA from the coding sequence TTGACGCCATTACTGCCCTTTCTACTGTTCGCTTTCGTTGCCTCCATCACCCCCGGCCCTACCAACCTGCTGGCCATGAGCAACAGTGCTCGCTTCGGCTGGCGCGCCAGCCTGCCGATCGTTTGGGGTGGTTGCCTTGCCTCTGCCGCGCTGGTGTTGGCGGTGGGTCTGGGGCTGGGCAGCACCCTGTTGGCCAGCCCTGAACTGGCGCACGTGCTCGGCTACGCTGGCGCGCTCTGGTTGAGCTATCTGGGTTGGCAGATCGCCCGAGCACCCGTCACGCTCGACGCCAATCTTGCCGCTGAACGCGCGGTGAGTGGCTGGACCGCCGCTTTCCTGCAGCTGATCAACCCCAAACCATGGACAGTGGCCTTGGCGGTAGTCAGCGTATTCATGGCCAGCGCTGGCGCGCCGGCCTGGATATTGGCACTGCTGTTTCTGTTGATCGCGGTGCCCTGCATGCTGCTCTGGGCCTGGCTGGGCCTGCAAGCCGGGCGCTGGCTGCACTCACCCCGTGGGCTGCGTCGATTCAATCAGTTGATGGGAGTGTTGCTGGCCGGTTCCGGCTGGCTCGGATTATTGGCCTGA
- a CDS encoding AraC family transcriptional regulator: MSARNWIDLKQDADTGIETIRAHFEGHAYDPHWHDSYLVGFTEQGVQRFRCGRQRYDSVPGKVILLEPGEIHDGEAPTPDGFTYSMLYLDPQWLERELRALFADAPQDCVPTMSMTVGPSPELIFAIASTFQTLHQQELRIVRQTATDYLLTQLSSQMQWRQRKQADPRMPLVAQRTREYLHAHLEQDVSLNELAVVAGVDRFRLTRAFKAAFGMAPHAYLVQLRLAQARRRLAAGETPAQVAASLGFADQSHLGRWFRRAYGVTPASYRNRCTPVPDRR, from the coding sequence ATGAGCGCACGCAACTGGATTGATCTCAAACAGGATGCCGACACCGGCATTGAGACCATTCGCGCGCATTTTGAGGGCCATGCCTATGACCCGCATTGGCATGACAGCTATCTGGTGGGCTTTACCGAACAGGGCGTGCAGCGCTTTCGCTGCGGGCGTCAGCGTTACGACAGCGTGCCCGGCAAGGTCATTCTGCTGGAGCCGGGCGAGATTCACGATGGTGAAGCGCCGACGCCAGACGGCTTTACCTATTCCATGCTGTACCTTGATCCGCAGTGGCTTGAGCGTGAGTTAAGAGCGTTGTTCGCCGATGCGCCGCAGGACTGCGTACCCACCATGAGTATGACGGTGGGCCCCTCGCCCGAGTTGATCTTTGCCATCGCCAGCACCTTCCAGACCCTGCATCAGCAGGAACTGCGCATCGTGCGGCAAACCGCTACCGATTACCTGCTGACCCAGCTATCCAGCCAGATGCAATGGCGCCAGCGTAAGCAGGCCGATCCGCGCATGCCGTTGGTGGCCCAGCGCACAAGGGAGTACCTGCACGCGCACCTGGAGCAGGACGTGAGCCTGAACGAACTCGCGGTCGTTGCCGGGGTGGATCGCTTTCGCCTGACCCGCGCCTTCAAGGCCGCCTTCGGCATGGCCCCGCATGCCTATCTGGTGCAACTGCGGCTCGCCCAGGCAAGACGGCGCCTGGCCGCCGGCGAGACACCCGCGCAGGTCGCCGCCAGCCTGGGCTTCGCCGACCAGAGCCACCTCGGCCGCTGGTTCAGACGCGCCTACGGGGTCACGCCGGCCAGTTATCGTAACCGCTGCACGCCCGTTCCAGACCGGCGCTGA
- a CDS encoding LOG family protein gives MRICVFCGSSAGNQPEYLQAAVQLGTTLAQANIGLVYGGAQVGLMGAVADAALAAGGEVIGVIPRHLVERELAHESLTQLIEVASMHERKARMADLADGFIALPGGVGTFEELFEVWTWGQLGHHQKPCALFNAAGYYDKLIAFLDHTLAEGFMKQPYRDMLIVADEVDALLSKVQAYEAPKVAKWVQSGER, from the coding sequence GTGCGAATTTGCGTTTTCTGCGGCTCAAGCGCCGGCAACCAACCCGAGTACCTGCAAGCTGCCGTGCAACTGGGAACCACCCTCGCCCAGGCCAACATCGGTTTGGTCTACGGCGGCGCACAGGTCGGTCTGATGGGCGCCGTGGCCGACGCCGCGCTGGCAGCCGGTGGCGAGGTAATTGGGGTGATTCCACGTCACCTGGTGGAGCGAGAGTTGGCTCATGAGAGCCTCACGCAGCTGATCGAGGTGGCGTCCATGCACGAACGAAAGGCCAGAATGGCTGACCTGGCCGACGGCTTCATCGCACTGCCCGGTGGCGTGGGTACCTTTGAGGAGCTGTTTGAGGTCTGGACCTGGGGGCAGCTGGGCCACCACCAAAAGCCCTGCGCGCTGTTCAACGCCGCGGGCTACTACGACAAGCTCATCGCTTTTCTCGACCACACCCTGGCCGAGGGCTTCATGAAGCAGCCCTACCGCGACATGCTGATAGTCGCAGACGAGGTAGATGCCCTACTGAGCAAAGTACAAGCCTATGAAGCCCCCAAGGTGGCCAAATGGGTGCAAAGCGGCGAGCGCTGA
- a CDS encoding FMN-binding negative transcriptional regulator → MYLPDHFSETRPEKLHALIQANPLGALVTHSANGLDANHIPFELLAEQGVEGTLQGHIARANPLLQQLTEGMPVLVIFQGAQGYVSPNWYQSKHETHQQVPTWNYQVVHAHGRLRLRDDERFVRGLVARLTRSHEVRSEQPRPWKMTDSSADYIRRMLAAIVGIEIEIEQLVGKFKLSQNKAPADIAGAAAGLEARGHAVLAQAMREAEDGA, encoded by the coding sequence GTGTACCTGCCTGATCATTTTTCCGAAACCCGGCCAGAAAAGCTGCATGCACTGATTCAGGCTAACCCGCTGGGAGCGCTGGTGACGCACAGTGCCAATGGGCTGGACGCCAACCATATTCCCTTCGAGCTGCTGGCAGAGCAGGGCGTGGAAGGCACCCTGCAAGGTCATATCGCCCGCGCCAATCCGTTGCTGCAACAACTCACCGAAGGCATGCCAGTGCTGGTCATCTTTCAGGGCGCGCAGGGTTACGTCTCACCCAACTGGTATCAGAGCAAACACGAGACGCATCAGCAGGTGCCGACCTGGAACTACCAGGTGGTTCACGCGCACGGGCGCCTCCGCCTGCGCGACGACGAACGCTTTGTGCGCGGCCTGGTGGCGCGTTTGACCCGCAGCCACGAAGTGCGCAGCGAGCAGCCGCGCCCCTGGAAAATGACCGATTCCAGCGCGGACTATATCAGACGCATGCTCGCGGCCATTGTGGGTATTGAGATCGAGATAGAGCAGCTTGTGGGCAAGTTCAAGTTGAGTCAGAACAAGGCGCCGGCGGATATCGCGGGTGCGGCAGCGGGGCTGGAAGCGCGCGGGCACGCTGTCTTGGCGCAGGCGATGCGCGAGGCCGAAGACGGCGCCTGA